The following nucleotide sequence is from Stegostoma tigrinum isolate sSteTig4 chromosome 32, sSteTig4.hap1, whole genome shotgun sequence.
CATtcaggaaaaaagagaaaaaaattgacaaaggAAACTGAAGTACAAGATTAAAAGGCTGTGATATTACTACTTTAGATCTGAAAGTCTTTTGCATTCAGTTTAACAGTATTGTTGAGTGGCACTAATTTTGCTCAAATTCAACCAAAAGTATTTACAGTTAAATTCTACAGAACAGTTTAAGAAGTACAGGATTTCCCAATACTACTGTTCATTATTATGTCAGTAGTCAAAGTATTCATTGATGTTTCCTCTCCAGATATCTTCCGTGAGGATTCCAGGTAAATAGTTATTATATTCTGGCATTATAAAGGAACCATTTTCAGATATTGGGCCCATTTCTGTGTTGTCTGGCATGTAAGAGAAAATGGAGCAAATTGCTGATGTGCAACTGTAGTGCTGGTGAGGAAAGTATTCTTCAGGAGTTGAATAAAAGGACTTAGCATCCAAGTGTGAAGATGGACTGAAGTCTTCTGGAGATGATGGGACACATTGGGTAGAATACCCAAAATCCACTGAAGAGTAAGCCAATGGtcctgagttctgaagaaagaacAGTGGAATTATCTGCACGTACACTTTTAGAAATTAACATCATGAATTACATACAAATAAGCAGGTCAGTCTCCTCAGACCTGTTTCTCCACTCCATAAGATCGTGGCTAATCTGACTATGGaaacaactccactttcctgcccggaCTAAAAACCTTTTGACTCTCTTTGAAGAGACAGATCAATCTACCtctatcttaaatatattcaatgcctCAATCTCCACCattctctgaagaagagttcttaagattcaaagataacaaggtgaagagctagacgaacacagcaggccaggcagcatcagaggagcaggaaagcagacattttgggtctggacccttcttcatgctgcctggcctgctgtgttcatccagctctacaccttgttatctcagcctccagcatcagcagttcctactatacctTCTTAAGATGTAAGATTCTCTGCGAGGAAAAAATTGATCATCACCCCCATCTTAAATGGAAGACCTAAATATTAAACTTTAATTCTAGGTGTGTCTCccacatcctctcagtattttatACATTTGagtaagatcacttctcattttctTAACCTCCAAAACAAAACAGGTCCAGACTATCCAAACCTTCCTCATCAGATAACCACCACAAACCTACACCCCACCACcactcacccccacacgcccACCCTAATCCCAGGTCAGATTAGGTGTGATGATGCTATGGTTTTCAGGAGgttattttgtccctttttttgaagagaggttgtaaggcaaAGGCACTGCAGTGCCTCAaggaaagtaaacagcttgtgaggccatggggtgtttttttaaagttggaacaacgGACGCAGTCTGGGTGCGGCCAGATCTCACAGACCAGACTTTCTAATTTCTTTCACTTTTAGGTTTAGCTTTAAGCAGAAGCTATTGGAGTCTCAAAGGAATTGGAATCTTAAGTGACAGTTTCTTGGTTGCTACCCTCTCTGAACTTTCTCGATGTTTTCTCTTCTTGGTTTGGAGAACTGCATGAGAGA
It contains:
- the linc.pou2af1 gene encoding colorectal cancer associated 2 isoform X3, whose amino-acid sequence is MVMLTAGNNPQFAEPVSSSYPAPHNVSPLPNQCESNFFECDQFPENMPYDQNPIFYENTEMYERCLSDLFTENSFTSQTPVSHCSPVRYQAPAHCSHSAVNSGPLAYSSVDFGYSTQCVPSSPEDFSPSSHLDAKSFYSTPEEYFPHQHYSCTSAICSIFSYMPDNTEMGPISENGSFIMPEYNNYLPGILTEDIWRGNINEYFDY
- the linc.pou2af1 gene encoding colorectal cancer associated 2 isoform X2, with amino-acid sequence MNLKLTAGNNPQFAEPVSSSYPAPHNVSPLPNQCESNFFECDQFPENMPYDQNPIFYENTEMYERCLSDLFTENSFTSQTPVSHCSPVRYQAPAHCSHSAVNSGPLAYSSVDFGYSTQCVPSSPEDFSPSSHLDAKSFYSTPEEYFPHQHYSCTSAICSIFSYMPDNTEMGPISENGSFIMPEYNNYLPGILTEDIWRGNINEYFDY